Proteins encoded together in one Carya illinoinensis cultivar Pawnee chromosome 3, C.illinoinensisPawnee_v1, whole genome shotgun sequence window:
- the LOC122303950 gene encoding mpv17-like protein: MATLSITAHKLPSLTKSIAESQRPNFPPSILSAQVFTKSNPSSNFSFSTTRKRSCVIWSVTEDREVVPVKENLNIVEDEESRLLLNGSEELQPLSTSEGREEDDDFDRLVSKAINASIVLGFGTFAVSKLLTIDYDYWHGWTLYEVLRYAPEHNWIAYEQALKANPVLAKMAISGIVYSLGDWIAQCYEGKPLFEFDRTRMFRSGLVGFTLHGSLSHYYYQFCEALFPFEDWWVVPAKVAFDQTVWAAVWNSIYFVVLGFLRFESPTNIFNELKTTFWPMLTAGWKLWPFAHLITYGLIPLEQRLLWVDCVELIWVTILSTYSNEKSEARISEASVEANPSSSSSPKE; the protein is encoded by the exons ATGGCTACTCTTAGCATCACCGCCCATAAACTCCCTTCACTCACCAAATCCATTGCAGAATCCCAGAGGCCTAACTTTCCTCCATCTATTCTCTCCGCCCAAGTCTTCACCAAGTCCAACCCATCAAGCAATTTCAGCTTTTCAACCACCCGTAAAAGGAGCTGTGTCATTTGGTCGGTCACTGAGGACCGAGAGGTTGTTCCGGTGAAGGAGAATCTTAATATTGTCGAGGATGAAGAAAGCCGGTTGTTACTAAATGGGTCTGAAGAACTTCAGCCTCTTTCTACTTCTGAGGGGAGAGAAGAGGATGATGATTTTGATAGGTTGGTTAGCAAAGCTATCAATGCTTCTATTGTTCTAGGATTTGGGACCTTCGCCGTTAGCAAGTTGCTCACCATTGACTATGATTACTGGCAC GGATGGACCCTTTATGAGGTACTAAGGTATGCACCCGAACACAATTGGATTGCCTACGAACAAGCTCTCAAAGCAAACCCTGTGTTAGCCAAAATGGCAATAAGTGGGATTGTGTATTCTCTAGGAGATTGGATCGCCCAA TGTTATGAAGGAAAGCCTCTGTTTGAGTTTGACCGGACACGTATGTTCAGATCGGGCCTTGTTGGGTTTACTCTCCACGGGTCCCTTTCTCATTATTACTACCAATTTTGTGAG GCTCTTTTTCCATTCGAAGATTGGTGGGTGGTCCCTGCTAAAGTTGCCTTTGACCAAACAGTGTGGGCAGCAGTTTGGAACAGCATCTATTTTGTGGTTTTGGGGTTCTTGCGTTTTGAATCTCCAAccaatatttttaatgaactgAAGACTACATTTTGGCCCATGCTTACT GCAGGGTGGAAGCTTTGGCCATTTGCCCATCTGATAACCTATGGTCTTATCCCTCTTGAACAAAGGCTTCTTTGGGTAGACTGTGTGGAGCTCATCTGGGTTACCATACTGTCAAC TTATTCAAATGAGAAATCAGAAGCACGAATATCTGAGGCTTCAGTGGAAGCAAACCCTTCTTCATCCAGTAGTCCTAAG GAGTAA